A genome region from Vallitalea okinawensis includes the following:
- a CDS encoding alpha-L-fucosidase, which produces MINNIIEIAQISPSPRQLMIQKMGFYGFIHFGTNTYTEMEWGDGTADSKVFNPVNLDTDQWVSTMKSSGMKGIIITAKHHDGFCLWPSQYTEYSVKNSPWKDGLGDVVGELAESCKKYDMKLGIYLSPWDRHEACYGTEAYNTYFINQLTELLTQYGEVFTVWFDGACGEGPNGKRQVYDWDAYYKVIRELQPEACISIMGPDVRWCGNEAGRCRESEWSVVPKEMQNQSDIAENSQKGDIGCLLENIGKCDEDLGSRKIVASFKEFVWYPSEVDTSIRPRWFYHQGDDDKVRSVEDLVNLYCMAVGGNNTLLLNVPPTKEGLIHDIDVKHLKGMGNALEEMFKEDITQGYKWQSISSPSETSVLNDGCDETYWTGGSEDYKELLLFDMKENQEIKMVLIQEYIEHGQRIESFNIEVSENQSQWKRVYNGTTIGYKKICLLSDVKARFIRISITSSRYYPELRCIAIF; this is translated from the coding sequence ATGATCAATAATATAATAGAAATTGCTCAAATTAGTCCTAGTCCTAGGCAACTTATGATTCAAAAAATGGGGTTCTATGGCTTTATTCATTTTGGTACCAATACCTATACAGAAATGGAGTGGGGGGATGGTACAGCTGATTCAAAGGTTTTTAATCCAGTCAATTTGGATACAGACCAATGGGTAAGTACAATGAAATCTTCAGGGATGAAGGGGATTATTATTACAGCAAAGCATCACGACGGTTTTTGCCTTTGGCCTAGTCAGTACACTGAGTACTCGGTTAAGAATTCGCCATGGAAAGATGGTCTGGGAGATGTAGTTGGTGAATTAGCAGAATCATGTAAAAAATATGATATGAAATTAGGTATTTACTTATCGCCATGGGATCGTCATGAAGCATGTTATGGAACAGAAGCTTATAATACATATTTTATCAATCAGTTAACTGAACTTCTTACCCAATATGGTGAGGTATTTACTGTTTGGTTTGATGGAGCGTGTGGTGAAGGACCAAATGGAAAAAGGCAAGTCTATGATTGGGATGCCTATTATAAAGTTATCCGAGAACTACAACCAGAGGCTTGTATCAGTATTATGGGACCTGATGTAAGATGGTGCGGTAATGAAGCTGGAAGATGTCGTGAATCTGAATGGAGTGTTGTACCCAAAGAAATGCAAAATCAATCGGACATTGCTGAGAATTCACAAAAAGGTGATATAGGTTGTTTATTAGAGAATATAGGAAAATGCGACGAAGATCTTGGTAGTCGAAAGATTGTAGCAAGCTTTAAGGAGTTTGTATGGTACCCGTCTGAAGTAGACACATCCATCCGCCCCCGTTGGTTCTATCATCAAGGGGATGATGATAAGGTACGATCTGTAGAAGATTTAGTCAATTTATATTGCATGGCAGTTGGAGGAAATAATACACTATTGTTAAATGTACCGCCAACAAAAGAGGGGCTTATCCATGACATTGATGTGAAGCATTTAAAAGGTATGGGGAATGCTTTAGAAGAGATGTTTAAAGAGGATATCACTCAAGGATACAAGTGGCAATCGATATCCAGTCCTAGTGAGACTTCTGTATTAAATGATGGATGTGATGAAACTTATTGGACAGGTGGTTCAGAGGATTACAAAGAATTATTACTATTTGATATGAAGGAAAACCAAGAAATTAAAATGGTTCTAATCCAAGAATACATAGAACACGGGCAACGTATTGAATCCTTTAACATTGAAGTATCAGAAAATCAAAGTCAATGGAAACGCGTTTATAATGGTACAACGATTGGGTATAAGAAGATTTGCTTACTCAGTGATGTTAAAGCTAGATTTATACGTATCAGCATAACATCAAGTCGTTATTATCCAGAGTTAAGATGTATAGCTATTTTTTAA
- a CDS encoding winged helix-turn-helix transcriptional regulator, producing MINKYLEFDCDIALTHKLIQGKWKLKILYILGEGTLRFGEIREKVGDIQDGYLSKHLKELEKEGIILKKVYSQIPPKTEYSMTDLGKKLKVVLDAMEGWGKEYRDYLTTL from the coding sequence ATGATAAATAAATATTTAGAATTTGATTGTGATATCGCTCTCACACATAAATTGATTCAAGGTAAATGGAAACTTAAGATTCTATATATACTTGGAGAAGGTACACTAAGATTTGGTGAAATCCGAGAAAAAGTAGGAGATATACAAGATGGCTATTTATCCAAACACCTTAAAGAACTTGAAAAGGAAGGTATTATTCTAAAAAAAGTGTACAGCCAAATTCCACCTAAAACAGAGTACTCGATGACTGATTTAGGAAAAAAGCTTAAAGTTGTTCTAGACGCTATGGAAGGTTGGGGCAAAGAGTATAGAGACTATTTAACCACCTTATAG
- a CDS encoding carbohydrate ABC transporter permease: MKKTISNSRNFNTISKKSNALLTLLMSIYSLGCALPVLLVYIVSFSSEDSVMTNGYSYFPTEWSLAAYQSLLKSIHTIIRSYGVSIFATITGTLIGLFIMSLFAYVISRKDFKYHKILTFFAFFTMLFNGGLVASYLINTQVFHLSNTIWALILPYTINAYYVIIMRTFFSQTIPDSVIESARIDGAGELQIYYSIILPLSKPVLATIGLFLIVVYWNDWFLGLLYITDDNLVSIQYSLMKIQASMEFIKSNMVALGGEASSLLKGYPTETARMAMLVVVITPVMFAYPFFQRYFVSGLTIGSIKG; encoded by the coding sequence TTGAAAAAAACTATATCAAATTCGAGAAACTTTAATACCATATCTAAAAAATCAAATGCTTTATTGACACTATTAATGAGTATTTACTCTTTAGGTTGCGCTTTACCCGTACTTCTTGTCTATATCGTTTCTTTTAGCTCTGAAGACAGTGTTATGACTAATGGGTATAGCTACTTCCCTACTGAATGGAGTTTAGCAGCCTATCAATCCCTGTTAAAATCCATACATACCATTATACGTTCCTACGGCGTATCCATATTTGCAACCATAACAGGTACATTGATTGGTCTATTCATTATGTCCCTCTTTGCATACGTCATTTCAAGAAAAGACTTTAAATACCATAAGATACTTACCTTTTTCGCTTTTTTTACCATGCTTTTTAATGGCGGTTTAGTTGCCTCATACTTGATTAATACACAAGTATTTCATTTAAGTAATACCATATGGGCATTGATTTTGCCCTATACCATTAATGCCTACTATGTCATCATTATGAGAACATTTTTCTCTCAAACTATCCCTGACTCTGTCATTGAATCTGCACGTATTGATGGTGCTGGTGAACTCCAGATTTATTATTCTATCATCCTACCATTATCTAAGCCGGTTCTAGCAACTATTGGACTATTTTTAATTGTCGTCTATTGGAATGACTGGTTCCTGGGCTTGCTATACATAACTGATGACAACCTGGTTTCTATTCAATACTCACTCATGAAGATTCAAGCCTCAATGGAATTTATTAAGAGTAATATGGTAGCTTTGGGTGGCGAAGCAAGTTCTTTACTTAAAGGGTATCCTACTGAAACAGCCAGAATGGCCATGCTTGTTGTGGTCATTACCCCAGTCATGTTTGCTTATCCATTTTTTCAACGTTATTTTGTAAGTGGTCTTACAATTGGTAGTATAAAAGGTTAA
- a CDS encoding sensor histidine kinase, translating to MLGQKSIVKSMFLFFALILVIISGSSLILYRKFNRVIYEQIVNDQRNSLRNNKFIFETFIEDINDTLFDIRMNKLIAEYLVSDVNDSLAIINHRQAIRDELILIENKFLENCYVTLFVDQQLPFAKNLLAYNSDLFTEEKVLRGAFPNNNVHSAPWYQDALINKDRIQSFYSADTDNIYFITAMKNPFLKPSTYDFTINTDMYTMLAVIRLSRSSMIKMAKSLHLIKGSTIQIFNENQQLLYTYPEDAKIERESFITVEENFSNDWSVTAYIPHSYIIEQTAFVKKYVSLVTLLLILIILSFAFWMIRHITGPILELSKTMKATNFPKQKNYENRDIYSKNNEIGILFNSYDRMMEQLVLSIENQKQSEYKALQAQINPHFIYNTLDSINWIALCNDQDHIAKMTTTLSNILKYSIKEPNTLITVKEEVEYIEEYIYIENIRYNDVLHFQYHIHPKLESYKVPKFIFQPLVENAVKHGIMKNGGGTIYMESVMEEDNILFYISDNGPGYNVDELNNYLEGFQNIQPEYSGIGIKNVNERIHNHSGDMYGLYYMMNNPTGLKVQVKLPRL from the coding sequence ATGCTTGGTCAAAAAAGTATTGTTAAATCCATGTTCCTTTTCTTTGCTCTCATTCTAGTTATCATTAGTGGTAGCAGCCTTATACTTTATAGAAAATTTAATAGGGTTATCTATGAGCAAATCGTTAATGATCAACGTAATTCTCTGAGAAATAATAAATTTATTTTTGAGACATTTATAGAAGATATAAACGATACCCTCTTCGATATCAGAATGAATAAACTGATAGCCGAATATCTCGTCAGCGATGTCAATGATTCTCTGGCTATCATCAACCATAGACAAGCTATCCGCGATGAACTTATACTAATAGAAAATAAGTTTTTAGAGAATTGTTACGTCACACTCTTCGTAGATCAACAACTACCTTTTGCTAAGAATCTTCTAGCATACAATTCAGATTTATTTACAGAAGAAAAAGTTTTACGAGGTGCTTTTCCAAATAATAATGTCCACTCAGCTCCTTGGTACCAAGATGCACTCATCAATAAAGATAGAATTCAAAGCTTCTATAGCGCAGATACAGATAATATCTATTTTATTACTGCTATGAAGAATCCTTTTCTGAAACCCTCTACTTATGATTTCACAATTAACACCGATATGTATACCATGTTAGCTGTCATTAGACTTTCACGCTCCTCCATGATAAAGATGGCTAAAAGCTTACACCTGATAAAAGGGTCAACCATTCAGATTTTCAATGAAAATCAACAACTGCTCTATACCTATCCTGAAGATGCCAAGATCGAAAGAGAATCCTTTATCACTGTAGAGGAGAACTTTAGCAATGACTGGTCAGTTACTGCGTATATACCTCACAGTTATATCATAGAGCAAACTGCATTTGTAAAAAAATACGTAAGCTTAGTAACCCTACTACTTATACTCATCATCTTATCTTTTGCTTTTTGGATGATTCGACACATTACAGGTCCAATTCTTGAATTATCCAAAACTATGAAAGCTACCAATTTTCCTAAGCAGAAGAATTATGAAAATAGAGATATCTACTCCAAGAATAATGAGATTGGTATCCTCTTTAATAGCTATGATCGTATGATGGAACAGTTAGTTTTATCCATTGAAAATCAGAAGCAATCTGAATATAAGGCTCTACAAGCACAGATTAATCCACACTTTATATACAATACGTTAGATTCTATTAATTGGATTGCACTCTGCAATGATCAAGACCATATTGCAAAAATGACCACCACTTTATCCAATATTCTAAAGTACAGTATAAAAGAGCCTAACACATTAATTACTGTGAAAGAGGAAGTTGAATATATTGAAGAATATATTTATATTGAGAACATACGCTACAATGATGTCTTGCACTTTCAGTACCATATCCATCCCAAGTTAGAATCCTATAAAGTACCCAAATTTATCTTTCAGCCTTTAGTTGAAAATGCTGTTAAACATGGTATTATGAAAAATGGTGGTGGTACAATCTATATGGAATCTGTAATGGAAGAGGATAATATATTATTTTACATAAGTGATAATGGTCCAGGCTATAATGTTGATGAACTTAATAACTATCTTGAAGGCTTCCAAAACATCCAACCAGAATACAGTGGTATTGGTATTAAGAATGTAAATGAGCGTATACACAACCACTCTGGTGACATGTATGGGCTATACTATATGATGAATAACCCTACTGGATTGAAAGTACAAGTAAAGCTGCCTAGATTATAA
- a CDS encoding pyridoxamine 5'-phosphate oxidase family protein, producing MQQIINFLNKNDIGQIATVKEGKPVIRPIQFQFEIQGKFYFLTTNNKDFYDQLKEMNEVSYVAQNPDSHWVRINGEVVFDNDRDLIEKIFENRPYIKELFKTTDNPVLELFYVHNGTARLTAMEDVISDVQI from the coding sequence ATGCAACAAATAATTAATTTTTTAAATAAAAATGATATAGGACAAATTGCAACTGTTAAAGAAGGGAAACCTGTTATCAGACCTATTCAATTTCAATTTGAAATTCAAGGGAAATTCTACTTTTTGACAACTAATAATAAGGATTTTTATGATCAGTTAAAAGAAATGAACGAAGTAAGTTACGTTGCTCAAAACCCAGATTCACATTGGGTAAGAATTAATGGAGAAGTAGTGTTTGATAATGATAGAGACTTAATAGAGAAAATCTTTGAGAATAGACCATATATAAAAGAGCTATTTAAAACTACAGACAATCCAGTATTAGAGCTATTTTATGTCCATAATGGAACAGCAAGATTAACTGCTATGGAAGATGTGATTAGCGATGTACAAATATAG
- a CDS encoding ABC transporter permease has translation MRKNTHSTGVLFLMATPAIIFFIAFKYLPMFGIFLAFKNFNYRDGFFKSPWVGFKNFEFLFKGDVWTITRNTVGYNLIFIILGIIIPVSIAIILNELLSKKMVKLFQTTVIMPYFLSWIIAAYVFYAFLGVDQGLINHTLQRFGFEKVYWYMDTSYWPFIIVIAQVWKMSGYSSIIYLSALKGISSEYYEAAALDGASKWKQTLYITIPCLKQVIIILTILAIGRIFYADFGLFYNLPRQSGVLYPVTNVIDVYVYNALKNTGNIGMSAAAAFYQSIVGFILVLISNTIVKKIDSESAIL, from the coding sequence ATGAGAAAAAATACACATTCCACAGGGGTTTTATTCCTTATGGCAACCCCAGCAATTATTTTTTTTATAGCTTTTAAGTATTTACCCATGTTTGGTATTTTCCTTGCTTTTAAGAACTTCAACTACCGTGATGGCTTCTTTAAAAGTCCATGGGTAGGATTTAAGAATTTCGAATTTCTCTTTAAAGGGGATGTATGGACCATTACTCGGAATACTGTTGGCTATAATCTTATCTTCATTATTTTAGGCATCATCATTCCTGTCAGTATCGCTATAATTCTCAACGAGCTATTAAGTAAAAAAATGGTAAAACTTTTTCAAACCACAGTAATTATGCCATACTTCCTTTCTTGGATTATCGCAGCTTATGTCTTCTATGCATTCCTAGGTGTTGATCAAGGTCTTATCAACCATACCTTGCAGCGATTTGGTTTTGAAAAAGTTTACTGGTATATGGATACCAGCTATTGGCCCTTTATCATCGTCATCGCTCAAGTATGGAAAATGTCCGGTTACTCCAGCATTATTTATCTCTCTGCTTTAAAGGGGATATCCTCTGAGTACTATGAGGCAGCGGCTTTAGATGGTGCATCTAAATGGAAACAAACCTTATACATCACGATTCCTTGTCTGAAGCAAGTTATCATTATTCTAACAATATTAGCTATAGGGAGAATTTTTTATGCGGATTTCGGATTATTTTATAACCTCCCACGGCAATCTGGAGTACTTTATCCAGTAACCAATGTTATCGATGTTTATGTTTACAATGCCTTAAAAAATACTGGTAACATCGGTATGTCAGCAGCTGCGGCTTTTTATCAATCCATTGTTGGCTTCATACTCGTTCTAATATCCAATACAATTGTTAAAAAAATTGACTCTGAAAGCGCTATTTTATAA
- a CDS encoding response regulator transcription factor — translation MKVMIIDDSHLVLNGLRKLIPWEALGISLIGEAINGDEGYKKIIELQPDVVITDVKMPVMSGIDMCERIYKSPLQPEIIILSAYDDFNYAKNAMKFGVKDYILKPINRDKVDELIANLKRLKKDYERKNSLINSVLTEDIEEMLYQALAAQDFCIVEDFFNHTIKERYTTKEEANQLVLRITNSIYSYFQNIGINIDSILSSKVKTLDRLLGIKDTEQMLYELRMLFSQVIQFSEHNTEHEEIIQHAIRIIHEKFVEAELSVGDIAEQLYITPTYLSILFKKYKQINISNYITQLRLETAIEMLKSPNYKVIDVSRKVGYKDPKYFSKVFKKQTGYTPSNYRKHILKLHMYKQ, via the coding sequence ATGAAAGTAATGATTATTGATGATAGCCACTTGGTTCTTAATGGGTTAAGAAAACTGATCCCATGGGAGGCGTTAGGAATATCTTTAATTGGTGAGGCCATCAATGGAGATGAGGGGTATAAGAAGATAATTGAACTTCAACCAGATGTAGTCATTACCGATGTAAAAATGCCTGTCATGTCAGGCATTGATATGTGTGAAAGAATATATAAGAGTCCACTCCAACCAGAAATAATTATTCTAAGCGCTTACGATGATTTTAATTATGCCAAGAATGCTATGAAGTTTGGAGTAAAAGATTATATATTAAAACCTATTAATCGAGACAAGGTAGATGAGTTAATCGCTAACTTGAAGCGGTTAAAAAAAGATTATGAACGTAAAAATAGTTTGATTAATTCTGTTTTAACGGAAGATATAGAAGAAATGTTGTATCAAGCTCTAGCAGCACAGGACTTTTGTATTGTAGAAGATTTCTTTAATCATACGATAAAAGAACGCTATACAACGAAGGAAGAAGCAAATCAGCTCGTACTAAGAATTACTAATAGTATATACAGTTATTTTCAAAACATTGGTATCAATATAGACTCTATTCTCTCCTCTAAAGTTAAAACATTAGATCGGTTATTAGGCATTAAAGATACTGAGCAGATGCTATATGAACTAAGAATGCTTTTTTCTCAAGTAATACAGTTTTCAGAGCATAATACAGAGCATGAGGAAATTATCCAACATGCCATTAGAATTATTCACGAGAAGTTTGTAGAAGCAGAGTTATCAGTTGGAGATATAGCAGAGCAACTCTATATAACACCAACCTATTTAAGTATTTTATTTAAAAAGTATAAGCAAATCAATATTTCTAATTATATTACTCAGCTACGATTGGAAACAGCCATAGAGATGCTTAAGTCTCCTAACTATAAGGTTATTGATGTATCAAGAAAAGTGGGTTATAAAGATCCAAAGTACTTCTCAAAAGTTTTCAAAAAACAAACAGGCTATACGCCTTCTAACTATCGCAAGCATATATTGAAATTACATATGTATAAACAATAA